The following are encoded together in the Rhizobium sp. SSA_523 genome:
- a CDS encoding AraC family transcriptional regulator, protein MQANSVQGIEGDEDLAPAALDGLERSCKARPPAAIRSAIPSHGVERIEARFHGTLFAPHRHDTYALGLTLRGVQTFRYRGRDHFSNAGNVIVLHPDELHDGAAGTEDGLIYRMIYLPPTMISGVNGHRQALPFVADPVLSDAGLRQALAEILADLEEEPDALAMDDVVMRLAAGLSRQSGAPGKPVHHLAQTGVLRARDFLDSHFGQAVDSEMLEAETGLNRYELARQFRRLMGTSPHRYLIMRRLEQAKRAMLLGESLASAAAEAGFADQAHFTRHFRKAFGMTPGRWLFMHDDRGDHRRLAGGAVKIGCQG, encoded by the coding sequence ATGCAAGCAAACTCCGTGCAGGGCATTGAAGGTGACGAAGATCTAGCGCCGGCTGCGCTGGATGGTCTTGAACGTTCGTGCAAAGCCCGTCCGCCGGCCGCGATCCGCAGCGCAATCCCCTCGCATGGGGTCGAGCGCATCGAAGCACGCTTCCACGGCACGCTGTTTGCGCCGCACCGGCACGATACCTATGCGCTTGGACTGACACTGCGCGGCGTTCAGACATTCCGCTATCGCGGACGGGACCATTTCAGCAATGCCGGCAATGTCATCGTGCTGCATCCGGACGAGCTTCACGATGGAGCTGCCGGCACGGAGGACGGCCTGATCTACCGGATGATCTATCTTCCGCCGACCATGATCAGCGGGGTGAACGGTCATCGCCAAGCGTTGCCCTTCGTTGCCGATCCCGTGCTATCCGATGCCGGTCTTCGCCAGGCGCTGGCCGAGATCCTGGCAGATCTGGAAGAGGAGCCCGACGCGCTTGCCATGGACGATGTGGTGATGCGGCTGGCCGCTGGCCTGTCCCGACAGTCAGGCGCCCCGGGAAAGCCCGTCCATCATCTGGCTCAGACCGGCGTGCTGCGGGCGCGCGACTTCCTGGACAGCCATTTCGGGCAGGCGGTCGATTCCGAAATGCTGGAAGCCGAAACGGGGTTGAACCGCTATGAACTGGCCCGTCAATTCCGCCGGCTGATGGGCACCAGCCCGCACCGTTACCTCATCATGCGCCGGCTCGAACAGGCCAAACGCGCGATGCTGCTCGGCGAGAGCCTGGCCTCGGCAGCGGCCGAAGCCGGCTTTGCGGATCAGGCGCATTTCACCCGCCATTTCCGCAAGGCCTTCGGCATGACGCCGGGTCGCTGGCTGTTCATGCATGACGACAGGGGCGACCACCGCCGGCTCGCCGGCGGCGCTGTGAAAATCGGCTGTCAGGGATAG
- a CDS encoding DUF2000 family protein, which translates to MFDTKIAFVIRDDLENWQKLNVTAFLTSGIVAQTPTIIGEPYRDGAGHVYNPMTIQPMVVLAADQDILRTIHKRAIERQVTISAYIEDMFSTGHDAANRDVFARYTPDDAKLVGLGLRAERKIVDKIVKGARMHP; encoded by the coding sequence ATGTTCGACACCAAGATCGCCTTCGTCATCCGCGATGACCTTGAAAACTGGCAGAAGCTGAACGTGACCGCCTTCCTGACCAGCGGCATCGTTGCTCAGACGCCGACAATCATCGGCGAACCCTATCGTGACGGCGCCGGGCATGTCTATAATCCAATGACCATTCAGCCCATGGTGGTGCTTGCCGCTGACCAGGACATTTTGCGAACCATCCACAAGCGTGCCATCGAGCGCCAGGTGACAATTTCCGCCTATATCGAGGACATGTTCTCGACCGGCCACGATGCCGCGAATAGAGACGTCTTTGCGCGATACACTCCCGATGACGCGAAGCTTGTCGGATTGGGCCTGCGCGCCGAACGCAAGATCGTCGACAAGATCGTGAAGGGCGCCAGGATGCATCCGTGA